One Brachyspira pilosicoli P43/6/78 genomic window carries:
- the mgtE gene encoding magnesium transporter codes for MINSQYIEIINIIENKRWDKLKYLLNDMHPIEIVDIMRILESSKDKTILFRLLSTEKSALVFAELDANEQEELISSMNDKEIEELMHEMSPDDRTSLFEELPEEINKKIFSLMEKEDLDITKKLLAYPEYSVGRIMTTEYISISPNFSVNQTLEYIRKYGKDSETFEVIYIVDNKNTLLGYILLKDLLFANRTDIIENLMHTDIIYLSAYSDQEEAVLVGRKYDLLYIPVVDAKNALIGIVTIDDIFDIAEEEETEDFHKLGAISIDDDFTGNIKQAPILTLYKKRITWLFILVFINIFSGYFIGIFEETISKYVSLIFFLPLLIDSAGNAGAQSSTLIIRSLSLGDVKKSDWLFMFFKEIAISSILGITMSLAVSLLAIFRGGLMIALVVSLSMICVVVIGSLIGLCLPFIFVKLKKDPTTSSVPLVTSICDITGTSIYLLLASIILTKINI; via the coding sequence ATGATAAATTCACAGTACATTGAAATAATTAACATCATAGAAAATAAAAGATGGGATAAGCTTAAATATCTCTTAAACGATATGCACCCTATAGAAATAGTGGACATAATGCGTATATTAGAAAGCAGTAAAGATAAAACCATTCTTTTTAGATTATTATCCACAGAAAAATCAGCTTTAGTATTTGCAGAATTAGATGCTAATGAACAGGAAGAATTAATATCTTCTATGAACGATAAAGAAATAGAAGAGTTAATGCATGAAATGAGTCCTGATGACAGAACTTCTCTTTTTGAAGAGCTTCCAGAAGAAATAAATAAAAAAATATTTTCTTTAATGGAAAAAGAAGATTTGGATATCACTAAAAAATTATTAGCATATCCTGAATATAGTGTCGGCCGTATAATGACTACGGAATATATATCTATCTCTCCGAACTTCTCTGTAAATCAGACTTTAGAATATATTAGAAAATACGGAAAAGACTCTGAAACTTTTGAGGTTATATATATAGTTGATAATAAAAATACATTATTAGGATATATTTTATTAAAAGATTTATTATTTGCTAATAGAACTGATATAATAGAAAATCTTATGCATACAGACATTATATATCTTTCTGCATATTCAGACCAAGAAGAGGCTGTACTTGTTGGAAGGAAATATGATTTATTATATATACCTGTAGTAGATGCCAAAAATGCTTTAATAGGGATTGTTACTATTGATGATATATTTGACATCGCTGAAGAAGAAGAAACTGAAGACTTTCACAAATTAGGTGCTATAAGTATAGATGATGACTTTACAGGAAATATTAAACAAGCACCAATATTAACTTTATACAAAAAAAGAATTACTTGGCTTTTTATATTAGTATTTATAAATATATTTTCTGGATATTTTATAGGAATATTTGAAGAGACTATAAGCAAATATGTTTCTTTAATATTCTTTTTACCGCTTCTAATTGACAGTGCTGGAAATGCCGGAGCTCAATCTTCCACGCTCATAATAAGAAGTTTATCGCTTGGAGATGTAAAAAAAAGCGACTGGCTGTTTATGTTTTTTAAAGAGATTGCTATATCTTCTATACTTGGTATTACTATGAGTTTAGCTGTTTCGCTTCTTGCTATATTTAGAGGAGGATTAATGATAGCTTTGGTGGTATCATTATCTATGATATGTGTTGTAGTGATAGGAAGTCTTATAGGGTTATGTTTGCCTTTTATATTTGTTAAATTAAAAAAAGACCCTACTACAAGCAGCGTGCCTTTAGTAACTTCTATTTGTGATATTACAGGTACTTCTATATATTTATTATTAGCAAGCATTATACTCACAAAAATTAATATATAA
- the pfkA gene encoding 6-phosphofructokinase produces MADIKKIGVLTSGGDASGMNPTIRSVVRTAIANGLEVVGIREGYQGLMYNNVYKMDAGSVGGIINHGGTILFSARSPEFQTEEGMKKAADNMKYNGIDALVVIGGDGTYKGALDFANHHEEFPVIGIPGTIDNDIFGTDYTIGYDTAVNVAMEAIDKLRDTATSHGRCFVVEVMGRHAGYIALEVGIASGAEDILIPETTTDIDKIVENLQIAKKRGKKSSIIVVAEGDESGGAMEVAKQIEGKTGFDTRVTILGHMQRGGSPTSRERLMAARFGYIAVKALLEGKRNVAVGIWKGEYTYTPLADAVKKVPKVDPIDLELCRTLAI; encoded by the coding sequence ATGGCTGATATAAAGAAAATAGGAGTATTAACAAGTGGAGGAGATGCTTCAGGAATGAACCCTACTATAAGAAGCGTTGTTAGAACAGCTATAGCTAATGGTTTAGAGGTAGTTGGAATAAGAGAGGGGTATCAGGGTTTAATGTATAATAATGTTTATAAAATGGATGCTGGTTCTGTTGGCGGCATTATTAATCATGGCGGTACAATTTTGTTTTCTGCAAGGTCTCCAGAGTTTCAAACTGAAGAAGGAATGAAAAAAGCAGCTGATAATATGAAATATAACGGAATAGATGCTTTGGTTGTTATAGGCGGTGATGGTACTTATAAAGGAGCATTAGATTTTGCTAATCATCATGAAGAGTTTCCTGTTATTGGTATACCTGGTACTATAGATAATGATATATTTGGTACTGATTATACTATAGGATATGATACAGCTGTAAACGTTGCAATGGAGGCTATAGACAAATTAAGAGATACTGCTACTAGCCACGGAAGATGTTTTGTAGTTGAGGTTATGGGAAGACATGCTGGTTATATTGCCTTAGAAGTTGGTATAGCTTCTGGTGCTGAAGACATACTTATTCCAGAAACTACTACTGATATTGACAAAATAGTAGAAAACTTACAAATAGCAAAAAAGAGAGGTAAAAAATCTTCTATAATAGTGGTTGCTGAGGGAGATGAGTCTGGCGGAGCTATGGAGGTAGCTAAACAAATAGAAGGTAAAACTGGTTTTGATACTCGTGTTACTATACTTGGACACATGCAAAGAGGCGGTTCTCCTACTTCTCGTGAACGTCTTATGGCTGCAAGATTTGGTTATATTGCAGTTAAGGCATTATTAGAAGGTAAGAGAAATGTTGCTGTTGGTATATGGAAAGGTGAATATACTTACACTCCTTTGGCTGATGCTGTTAAAAAAGTTCCTAAAGTTGATCCTATAGATTTAGAGTTGTGCAGAACTCTTGCTATATAA